From a region of the Nitrospira sp. genome:
- a CDS encoding NYN domain-containing protein: MPTHLIVDGYNLLGVGGTRSGHLESARESLLRDLAAYRHRKNHHITVVFDGWQQGRSTEKREHRAGVQVIYSKRGERADQVIQRLAREYGVDCAVVSSDHEIVNAARAHGAFVMEAREFAGKLRGLTASVGIVPYKELDVGDGEPSRRGPEKKGNPRKLPKSQRQRDRQLRRF; the protein is encoded by the coding sequence ATGCCCACTCATCTGATCGTCGACGGATATAATCTCCTGGGAGTTGGCGGAACGCGTTCCGGACACCTCGAATCGGCACGCGAATCGTTGTTGCGGGATCTCGCGGCTTATCGTCACCGCAAGAATCATCATATTACCGTCGTGTTCGATGGCTGGCAGCAGGGCCGATCGACAGAGAAGCGGGAACATCGCGCCGGTGTACAGGTGATCTATTCGAAACGGGGAGAGCGGGCGGATCAGGTGATCCAACGGTTGGCGCGGGAATATGGGGTCGACTGCGCGGTCGTCAGTTCCGACCATGAGATCGTGAATGCGGCCAGAGCGCATGGGGCCTTCGTCATGGAAGCTCGGGAGTTTGCGGGGAAACTCCGAGGATTGACGGCTTCCGTCGGCATCGTGCCATACAAGGAACTTGATGTCGGAGATGGCGAACCCTCAAGGCGCGGACCGGAAAAGAAGGGGAATCCCCGGAAGCTTCCAAAGTCCCAAAGGCAGCGCGACCGTCAGCTCAGGCGATTTTGA
- a CDS encoding TatD family hydrolase codes for MLIDTHTHLDDARYNDDREAMIARAREAGVTMFITIGCDLTTSQSAAVLADRFPFVYASVGVHPHEVKHIEDNWYDEFRRLAQSGKVVAYGEIGLDYHYNHSSPKEQRERFREQIQLARELKLPVIIHTREAQEDTIAILKEERASEVGGVFHCFSGDGWLAKEALDLGFYLSFSGILTFQNATALREIARQTPLDRVLIETDCPYLTPVPHRGKRNEPAYVTLVAQQLASLHTPSLSLEQISKQTSDNAKQLFKIA; via the coding sequence ATGTTGATCGACACACATACACATCTCGACGACGCCCGCTACAACGACGACCGTGAAGCCATGATTGCCCGCGCGCGCGAGGCCGGAGTCACAATGTTCATCACCATCGGCTGTGATCTCACAACCAGCCAATCTGCCGCCGTACTGGCCGATCGCTTTCCCTTCGTGTATGCCTCAGTCGGGGTTCATCCCCATGAGGTCAAACATATCGAGGACAATTGGTACGATGAATTCCGCCGTTTGGCGCAGAGCGGCAAGGTCGTGGCCTATGGAGAGATCGGGCTCGACTATCACTACAATCATTCTTCTCCCAAGGAACAGCGTGAACGGTTCCGCGAACAGATTCAGCTTGCGCGCGAACTCAAGCTGCCCGTGATCATTCACACGAGAGAGGCGCAGGAGGATACGATCGCGATATTGAAGGAAGAGCGGGCATCAGAGGTCGGCGGGGTGTTTCACTGCTTTTCCGGGGATGGCTGGCTGGCGAAAGAGGCGCTGGATCTTGGTTTTTACCTTTCGTTTTCTGGAATCCTGACGTTTCAAAACGCAACGGCACTCCGCGAAATCGCCCGGCAGACGCCGCTGGATCGCGTACTCATCGAAACCGACTGCCCGTATCTCACCCCCGTCCCCCATCGAGGGAAGCGCAACGAACCCGCCTACGTGACCCTGGTCGCACAACAGTTGGCGTCCCTGCATACCCCATCTCTGTCGTTGGAACAAATTTCCAAGCAGACCAGCGACAATGCGAAACAGCTATTCAAAATCGCCTGA
- a CDS encoding N-acetylmuramoyl-L-alanine amidase, translating to MQAREPRLLSVKPVIHLLFCGIFLISAHAVLIQPAWGESPDHHRPQAATKSKKPRVGATPASLAPVTVRNLRVMTSPGKTRLVMDLDRHTKVIEQREDNPSRVVIALSNASLSQPALAKAADGTVPSLFMVSQLTPHIVAVSLPTTSFRTYKQFALSDPPRLVVDVTPSIDQGAASPNGIREIPSRSIPPSPQPIAPPAKDYTTIVIDPGHGGKDPGARGLRRTEEKDITLKVGLQLRELLSKQPGMRVMMTRDRDVFVELGDRAKFANSHEADLFVSIHVNSHPSRSVKGIEIYHFGEAKDQRALEVAARENGTPISNTGVGWEYLVADLLTTKKIEESLELAWNAKEAMVAQMNGHYAVNDHGVKTAPFYVLRFTSMPSILAEIAYISNPTEEDLLQKPVFVRDVAQSLYQGIVSFLASNRSDIR from the coding sequence ATGCAAGCACGAGAACCACGGCTGCTTTCAGTCAAGCCCGTTATCCACCTTTTATTCTGCGGGATCTTCCTTATTTCCGCACACGCCGTTCTGATTCAACCGGCCTGGGGTGAATCCCCTGACCATCACCGTCCTCAGGCGGCGACGAAGTCGAAAAAGCCCCGTGTAGGGGCAACGCCCGCATCCCTCGCTCCTGTCACTGTCCGAAACCTCCGTGTGATGACCAGCCCGGGCAAAACCCGACTCGTGATGGATTTAGATCGCCACACCAAGGTCATCGAGCAACGAGAAGACAATCCGAGTCGCGTGGTCATTGCGCTTTCCAATGCCTCGTTAAGTCAACCGGCGCTGGCCAAGGCCGCTGATGGTACGGTCCCTTCTCTCTTTATGGTGAGTCAACTGACTCCTCATATCGTCGCCGTGTCCCTTCCGACCACATCATTTCGGACGTATAAGCAGTTCGCGCTTTCCGATCCTCCCCGGTTGGTTGTCGATGTTACCCCCTCCATAGACCAGGGTGCCGCTTCTCCAAACGGAATACGTGAGATACCTTCGCGTTCAATCCCTCCGTCCCCTCAGCCCATAGCGCCTCCTGCCAAAGACTACACCACGATTGTGATAGACCCTGGACATGGGGGGAAGGACCCCGGAGCACGTGGCCTTCGGCGAACGGAAGAAAAAGACATCACACTGAAAGTCGGACTTCAACTACGGGAGCTTTTGAGCAAGCAACCGGGCATGCGCGTGATGATGACACGGGACCGTGATGTCTTTGTCGAGCTGGGAGACCGGGCCAAGTTTGCCAATAGCCACGAGGCCGATTTATTCGTGTCCATCCATGTGAATTCGCATCCCTCGCGTTCCGTCAAAGGCATTGAAATCTATCATTTCGGAGAGGCCAAGGATCAGCGGGCCTTGGAAGTGGCGGCGCGAGAAAACGGCACGCCCATCAGCAACACCGGAGTCGGATGGGAATATCTCGTTGCGGATTTGCTGACCACCAAGAAGATCGAAGAATCGTTGGAGCTCGCCTGGAACGCGAAAGAGGCGATGGTCGCTCAAATGAACGGGCACTACGCCGTCAACGACCATGGCGTCAAGACAGCCCCTTTTTACGTATTGCGATTTACGAGTATGCCCAGTATCTTGGCCGAGATTGCCTATATCTCGAACCCTACTGAAGAAGACCTCCTCCAGAAACCGGTATTCGTCAGGGATGTCGCTCAATCGCTCTATCAAGGCATTGTCTCGTTCCTCGCCAGCAATAGATCGGATATCCGATGA
- the truA gene encoding tRNA pseudouridine(38-40) synthase TruA has protein sequence MPTIKLILEYDGTAYAGWQRQPGRPTIQEAVETAIFGVTQAKIPVIGAGRTDAGVHALGQAASFRTDRDMTPREWSRALNAHLPESIVVRSATLMPDTFHARHSAKGKLYEYRIVNRPERPAVERDYRWHIHRPLDDAAMNKAGLYLIGSHDFSSFQTQPTENDDPVCHLQRFTVFREGEGLRIEAYADRFLKQMVRSLVGTLVEVGTHKRQADSLKTILAARDRSAAGKTAPPQGLFLARVDYD, from the coding sequence ATGCCCACCATAAAACTCATCCTCGAATATGACGGCACCGCCTATGCAGGGTGGCAACGCCAGCCCGGCCGGCCGACGATTCAAGAAGCCGTCGAAACGGCCATCTTCGGCGTCACTCAAGCCAAAATACCGGTGATCGGCGCCGGACGTACCGACGCCGGAGTTCATGCGCTGGGGCAGGCTGCAAGCTTCCGTACCGACCGAGACATGACGCCTCGTGAATGGAGCAGGGCCTTAAATGCTCACCTGCCGGAGAGCATTGTGGTGCGGTCAGCCACGCTCATGCCGGACACATTCCATGCGAGGCATTCGGCGAAGGGCAAACTCTATGAGTACCGCATTGTGAATCGCCCGGAGCGTCCGGCGGTTGAACGTGACTATCGTTGGCACATCCATCGGCCTCTCGATGACGCGGCGATGAATAAAGCCGGCCTCTACCTGATCGGCTCACACGATTTTTCTTCGTTCCAGACACAGCCTACAGAAAACGATGATCCCGTGTGTCATCTTCAACGATTCACCGTCTTTCGAGAGGGTGAAGGATTGCGGATCGAAGCTTACGCCGACCGGTTCTTGAAGCAAATGGTCCGATCGCTCGTCGGAACCCTTGTGGAAGTCGGCACGCACAAACGTCAGGCGGACAGCCTCAAAACCATTCTTGCAGCTCGCGACCGCTCGGCAGCCGGCAAAACCGCTCCCCCACAGGGGCTGTTTTTGGCGCGAGTCGACTATGATTGA
- a CDS encoding 3-deoxy-7-phosphoheptulonate synthase: MNRPIDNQHVIEIKALPSPRAVKTKLPITDQAGALVVETREAIRRILHGQDRDRLLVIVGPCSIHDPDAAYEYAAKLKPVADALRDRFLIVMRTYFEKPRTTVGWKGLINDPHLDGTCDIATGVELARAILLRINQLGLPCGTELLDPISPQYVADLISWAAIGARTTESQTHREMASGVSMPVGFKNGTEGSMQVAINAMSSARIPHHFVGINADGQTAIIKTMGNPDRHIVLRGGGGRTNYEAEHVAKAEAAVAEEGIARPIMIDCSHDNSKKDHTRQGFVAHEVLRQFREGRQSIMGLMLESNLNPGRQAWKEGVALLHGVSITDACLGWGETEHLLHELATAIIPKPVS; the protein is encoded by the coding sequence ATGAATAGACCGATCGACAACCAGCACGTTATCGAAATCAAGGCACTCCCCTCCCCCCGTGCCGTCAAGACAAAACTGCCCATTACCGATCAAGCAGGAGCCCTGGTCGTCGAAACCCGGGAAGCGATTCGCCGAATTCTCCATGGGCAAGATCGTGATCGGCTGCTGGTCATCGTGGGTCCCTGTTCCATTCATGACCCTGATGCCGCCTATGAATATGCCGCCAAACTAAAGCCCGTTGCCGATGCGCTGCGTGATCGCTTCCTCATCGTCATGCGAACCTATTTTGAAAAGCCCCGGACCACCGTCGGGTGGAAAGGCCTTATCAATGACCCTCACCTCGATGGAACTTGTGACATTGCGACGGGGGTGGAGTTGGCGAGAGCGATTCTCCTCAGGATCAATCAGTTGGGCCTCCCCTGCGGGACGGAATTGCTGGATCCCATCAGCCCGCAATACGTCGCCGATTTGATCAGTTGGGCGGCGATCGGCGCCCGCACCACAGAGAGCCAAACCCATCGGGAAATGGCCAGCGGCGTGTCCATGCCGGTCGGATTTAAGAATGGGACCGAGGGCAGCATGCAGGTTGCCATCAACGCAATGAGTTCCGCCCGTATTCCACATCATTTCGTCGGTATCAACGCCGACGGCCAAACCGCGATCATCAAGACGATGGGTAACCCTGACCGCCACATCGTGTTGCGCGGTGGAGGCGGAAGAACCAATTACGAAGCCGAGCATGTCGCCAAGGCAGAAGCTGCCGTCGCAGAAGAAGGCATCGCCCGCCCGATCATGATCGATTGCTCACACGACAATTCCAAGAAGGACCATACCCGTCAAGGCTTTGTCGCCCATGAGGTGTTGCGGCAATTCCGGGAAGGCCGCCAAAGCATCATGGGGCTGATGCTCGAAAGCAACTTGAACCCCGGTAGACAGGCATGGAAAGAAGGGGTCGCCCTCCTTCACGGCGTTTCCATTACCGATGCCTGCCTTGGCTGGGGCGAAACAGAACATCTGTTGCACGAGCTCGCGACCGCGATCATTCCTAAGCCGGTCTCCTGA